The proteins below come from a single Carnobacterium divergens DSM 20623 genomic window:
- a CDS encoding DUF4430 domain-containing protein produces MQKKKIQLIVTGALVFFTVGGIFVNGKYGHIAPKVETSEKKEPLKHSEKKKSAKKDSDSQKIKETTTTEKEGTSLDDKKTASKTESSAIANPIPEVSPETQVARDPSQESKKQEETSSESTPEEPQKSDSTKPVKPAPTPAPEVVEKPTVNLSIRGTTANSSAYLRTSQKVEIEEGESVMSVLTRFCKTNGIQIEVTFGGSYVAGINNLYEKDKGPESGWLYAVNGLFPGYGANSYPLKNGDQIEWKYTENLGQDVGAPQG; encoded by the coding sequence ATGCAAAAGAAGAAAATTCAATTAATTGTAACAGGAGCATTAGTTTTCTTTACCGTCGGTGGTATTTTTGTGAATGGCAAATATGGCCATATTGCGCCTAAAGTAGAAACAAGTGAAAAAAAGGAACCGTTAAAACATTCAGAGAAAAAAAAGAGTGCTAAAAAAGACTCTGATTCTCAAAAAATAAAAGAAACAACAACTACAGAAAAAGAAGGCACTTCTCTTGATGATAAAAAAACAGCATCTAAAACAGAAAGTAGTGCAATAGCGAATCCAATTCCTGAAGTGAGTCCTGAAACGCAAGTAGCTCGTGATCCTTCTCAAGAATCTAAAAAACAAGAAGAAACAAGCAGCGAATCGACACCAGAAGAACCCCAAAAATCAGATTCTACGAAACCAGTGAAACCTGCGCCAACCCCAGCTCCAGAAGTTGTTGAAAAACCAACCGTTAACCTTTCAATTCGTGGAACAACGGCTAATTCTAGTGCTTACTTGCGCACTTCACAAAAAGTTGAAATAGAGGAAGGCGAAAGCGTGATGTCCGTTTTAACTCGTTTTTGTAAAACAAATGGTATTCAAATTGAAGTAACCTTCGGTGGAAGTTATGTAGCAGGCATTAATAACCTTTACGAAAAGGATAAAGGGCCTGAAAGTGGTTGGTTATACGCAGTCAATGGTTTATTTCCTGGATATGGCGCAAACAGTTACCCTTTAAAAAATGGCGATCAAATTGAGTGGAAATATACAGAAAATCTAGGGCAAGATGTTGGTGCCCCACAAGGATAA
- a CDS encoding LysM peptidoglycan-binding domain-containing protein, whose product MKNKIIQIVVAGIFLLSISSNSVHAESNSNVQEAENRGVAKMMEKEKIGGDWEALARARSLQPASQEMRQARYSEVVTYLNTANRLASTDYARTLIGLVAIGADPTSIPEATTHKNLVAEMYQNKNLLNEGINSIIYNLIALETKSYTVPEDAAFTLDQLVDRLCSLQKSDGGWALFGTKSDVDITGMVMTSLANHRDKPAVQESINNAARYLAAVQEPSGGYKSAGFWGEENSNTIAQALMGLTSNQINPMDPLYTKDATMVEALLTYQLADGGFKWVATDTANNGAALEQVIYALAQYRFFQEEKGSIYDFEKNPVPLLTQSEAKPTPDPEPNPIPEPVEKTPLPIPESGYYTVTAGDTLALIATRFGLAIEDIRSWNRLENDEVMVGQRLSLVEPVIELPKEEEAVQVQVPQKNESEPLATSQQNQEKQVTTQSKSALPKTGEKITWQNHGLNVGLFLIGTSGIVLSRRKKA is encoded by the coding sequence ATGAAAAATAAAATCATTCAAATCGTGGTAGCAGGGATTTTCCTGTTAAGTATCTCAAGCAATAGTGTTCATGCAGAAAGCAATTCGAATGTTCAGGAAGCTGAAAATCGAGGAGTAGCAAAAATGATGGAAAAGGAAAAAATAGGCGGTGACTGGGAAGCCTTAGCTCGTGCACGTTCCCTGCAACCTGCTAGTCAAGAAATGAGGCAAGCGCGCTACAGTGAGGTAGTGACCTATCTAAATACAGCCAATCGTTTAGCCTCGACAGATTATGCTCGAACATTGATTGGTTTAGTTGCAATCGGCGCTGACCCTACATCTATCCCAGAAGCAACAACTCACAAAAATTTAGTGGCCGAAATGTATCAAAATAAAAATCTTTTAAATGAAGGCATCAATAGCATTATTTATAATCTAATTGCACTTGAAACAAAAAGTTATACCGTACCAGAGGATGCAGCTTTTACATTGGATCAATTAGTCGATAGGCTATGCTCTCTTCAAAAATCAGACGGCGGTTGGGCCCTGTTTGGGACAAAAAGTGATGTAGATATTACGGGAATGGTCATGACGTCATTAGCTAATCATCGGGATAAACCAGCAGTTCAAGAATCAATTAATAACGCTGCTCGTTATTTAGCAGCAGTTCAAGAACCTTCAGGTGGTTATAAATCGGCTGGGTTTTGGGGCGAAGAAAATTCCAATACAATTGCGCAAGCATTAATGGGGTTAACTAGTAATCAAATAAATCCAATGGATCCGCTGTACACGAAAGACGCTACGATGGTTGAAGCATTACTGACTTATCAGTTAGCAGATGGTGGCTTTAAATGGGTTGCAACGGATACTGCCAATAATGGTGCAGCGTTAGAACAAGTTATTTATGCCCTTGCGCAATATCGTTTCTTCCAAGAAGAGAAAGGTTCTATCTATGATTTCGAAAAAAATCCCGTCCCTTTATTAACCCAATCAGAAGCTAAACCAACTCCTGATCCAGAACCAAATCCAATACCAGAGCCAGTAGAAAAGACACCATTACCAATTCCAGAAAGTGGTTATTATACAGTTACTGCAGGAGATACGCTTGCTTTAATTGCAACTCGTTTTGGGTTAGCGATTGAAGACATTCGTAGTTGGAATCGTTTGGAAAATGACGAAGTAATGGTTGGTCAACGATTATCATTAGTTGAGCCAGTGATAGAGTTACCAAAAGAAGAAGAAGCTGTTCAAGTTCAAGTACCTCAAAAAAATGAGAGTGAGCCATTAGCGACTAGTCAACAAAACCAAGAAAAACAGGTGACTACGCAATCTAAATCGGCACTTCCTAAAACAGGTGAAAAGATAACCTGGCAAAATCATGGGTTGAATGTCGGATTATTTTTAATCGGAACAAGTGGAATTGTTTTGAGTAGACGTAAAAAAGCATAG
- a CDS encoding energy-coupling factor transporter transmembrane component T → MKTVLDEIHPAISTSYYLGLFILVILFTQPVIILTELLLLLLLNILQGNTEKVKKMFKQSWILLLAIILFNGLLNHRGTYFLFYLGANPVTLEAVLYGLLMTVVYLNLMLIFISYNQVITAHKFLYLFSRISPQLTLLTMITIRFVPLFLRRLTTITRVQKTRGIQMETGKLRERAKNGMKLVQVLLICSLEEALQTADSMEGRGYGVAKRTSYLRYFMEVRDWFIGVIGGTLFITIISWKIKGIGVYSVYTSFSNWGFTTLNEWFLFIFISLFIGIPLFLEGRERIWWRWLKHDN, encoded by the coding sequence ATGAAGACAGTATTGGACGAAATACATCCAGCTATCAGTACAAGCTATTATTTAGGATTGTTCATTTTAGTGATATTATTTACACAACCTGTCATCATTTTAACAGAGCTTCTTCTGTTGCTATTGCTAAATATACTTCAAGGAAATACCGAAAAAGTAAAAAAGATGTTTAAACAATCCTGGATACTCTTATTGGCGATTATTTTATTCAATGGACTTTTAAATCATCGAGGTACTTATTTTCTTTTTTATTTAGGTGCTAATCCAGTTACTTTAGAAGCTGTGCTGTATGGATTATTAATGACAGTGGTTTATTTAAATTTAATGCTGATTTTTATTTCTTATAATCAAGTCATAACTGCTCATAAATTTTTATATCTTTTTTCACGAATTTCGCCACAGTTAACCTTATTAACGATGATCACAATTCGTTTTGTTCCGCTATTTTTGAGAAGGCTGACTACGATTACAAGAGTGCAAAAAACGAGAGGCATTCAAATGGAAACGGGAAAACTAAGAGAACGTGCTAAAAATGGTATGAAATTAGTTCAAGTTTTATTGATTTGCTCGCTAGAAGAAGCCTTGCAAACAGCAGATTCAATGGAAGGAAGAGGATACGGTGTTGCTAAAAGAACAAGCTATTTACGATATTTTATGGAAGTGAGAGACTGGTTCATAGGAGTAATCGGAGGGACGCTCTTCATTACGATTATCAGCTGGAAAATAAAGGGGATAGGTGTGTACAGCGTATATACATCCTTTAGCAACTGGGGATTCACCACCTTAAATGAATGGTTCCTATTCATTTTTATTAGTTTGTTTATTGGAATTCCATTATTTTTAGAAGGGAGGGAAAGAATATGGTGGCGCTGGTTGAAACACGACAATTAA
- a CDS encoding ABC transporter ATP-binding protein — MVALVETRQLNFNYPDEAKKALDNISFSAGKGEFVLIAGASGSGKTTLLKHLKKELSPIGKRSGERLYKGQPFSTLTPIQSAKEVGMVFQNPDNQIVMDTVMGELAFALENCGCAPDIINKRIAEMVSFLGFQHLMEESIHTLSAGQKQMINLASVLILQPELVLLDEPTAQLDPVATRDFLTLLKRVQEELGMTIIISEHRLDDILPLATRLIFMESGKISYEDKPKRSVLQLAKTAPSKLFIPQIPRLFIELGKGECYFTVNEGQRNLPTFKPVQPVEIPANVEKEQEANLIARKLTFQYEAQGRCILRELSLSLPKQGSLALVGKNGTGKSTLLLVLAGLLKPRRGKVRIDKQAILKLDLATRYQKIGYLSQNPSYHFANDTVLAEFVERGAQLALKDTKKTAQKMLEKLEIEHLALRNPFDCSGGEQQLIALGITLLSNPQILLLDEPTKGLDPVRKATLGIYLKELEKEGVLIIVATHDLEFAARYFNETAMLFDGRIISKAPTKEFFSDNFFYTTSINRLVRHSLPNALIWEDVLPYVEN; from the coding sequence ATGGTGGCGCTGGTTGAAACACGACAATTAAATTTTAATTACCCAGATGAAGCAAAAAAAGCGTTAGACAATATCTCATTTAGTGCAGGTAAAGGGGAATTTGTTTTAATTGCGGGCGCCTCTGGAAGTGGAAAGACGACATTGTTAAAACACTTAAAAAAAGAGTTGTCACCAATCGGCAAGCGTTCTGGAGAACGTCTTTATAAAGGGCAACCCTTTTCAACACTAACCCCAATTCAATCTGCCAAAGAAGTCGGGATGGTCTTTCAAAATCCAGACAACCAAATTGTAATGGACACCGTGATGGGCGAGCTGGCATTTGCTCTCGAAAATTGTGGGTGTGCTCCTGATATTATCAATAAACGCATTGCAGAAATGGTGAGCTTTTTAGGCTTTCAGCATTTAATGGAAGAGTCAATTCATACATTATCTGCAGGACAGAAACAAATGATTAATTTAGCAAGCGTCTTAATTTTACAACCTGAATTGGTGTTGTTAGACGAGCCGACGGCGCAACTTGATCCAGTAGCAACGAGAGATTTTCTGACGTTATTAAAAAGAGTTCAAGAGGAACTGGGAATGACCATTATAATTAGTGAGCACCGTTTAGATGATATTTTACCGCTTGCAACGCGGTTAATCTTTATGGAATCAGGAAAAATTAGTTATGAAGATAAACCAAAAAGAAGTGTTTTACAGTTAGCAAAGACAGCTCCTAGTAAGTTGTTCATCCCTCAAATCCCCAGATTGTTTATTGAATTAGGGAAGGGAGAATGTTATTTTACTGTGAATGAAGGCCAAAGGAATTTGCCAACTTTTAAGCCTGTTCAGCCAGTTGAGATTCCAGCGAACGTTGAAAAAGAACAAGAAGCTAACCTTATTGCCAGAAAGCTAACTTTCCAATACGAAGCGCAAGGTCGTTGTATTTTAAGAGAGTTAAGTCTGTCCTTACCAAAGCAAGGGAGTTTAGCACTTGTAGGTAAAAATGGAACAGGAAAATCAACGTTATTACTAGTGTTGGCAGGATTATTAAAACCAAGGCGTGGTAAAGTTCGTATCGATAAACAAGCTATTTTAAAACTTGATTTAGCAACACGTTACCAAAAAATTGGTTATCTGTCACAGAATCCAAGCTATCATTTTGCTAATGATACCGTATTAGCAGAATTTGTTGAACGGGGAGCACAGCTTGCGTTAAAAGACACTAAAAAAACTGCTCAAAAGATGTTGGAGAAGCTAGAAATTGAACATCTAGCTCTACGTAATCCTTTTGATTGCAGTGGTGGGGAACAACAATTAATTGCGTTAGGAATCACTTTGTTATCAAATCCGCAAATTTTACTATTAGATGAGCCAACGAAAGGTTTAGATCCAGTTAGAAAAGCTACTTTAGGAATTTATCTAAAAGAGTTAGAAAAGGAAGGAGTTCTGATTATAGTCGCAACTCATGATTTAGAATTTGCAGCGCGTTATTTTAATGAAACTGCGATGCTATTTGATGGCAGAATTATTTCAAAAGCACCCACTAAAGAATTTTTTAGTGATAATTTCTTTTACACAACAAGTATCAATCGGTTAGTTCGACATTCACTGCCAAATGCTTTGATCTGGGAGGATGTATTGCCATATGTTGAAAATTAA
- a CDS encoding ECF transporter S component: MLKIKPILASIIGMTTLLISSLLVSGKQYLLLSFIFLAMGMYPLYQRFERRKMTAREIVFIAVLATIAAVSRVPFAMLPSVQPTSFVIIVAAMILGKESGFMIGATAALVSNMFLGQGPWTLWQMFCWGLMGYTAGLLGKTPFLQEMWGRLVFGFIWGFIFGWIMNLWYVIGFIQPLTALTFLQAYAASFYFDLAHALSNVFFLFFFSASWLKIIQRFQKKYGLLDFEENHF; the protein is encoded by the coding sequence ATGTTGAAAATTAAGCCTATTTTAGCTTCGATAATTGGTATGACTACTTTGTTGATTAGTTCATTATTAGTGAGCGGGAAACAGTATCTATTGCTGAGCTTTATCTTTTTAGCAATGGGAATGTACCCTTTGTATCAACGGTTTGAACGGCGAAAAATGACTGCTAGAGAAATCGTTTTTATTGCAGTTTTAGCAACGATTGCGGCAGTGAGCCGAGTTCCTTTCGCGATGCTCCCAAGTGTTCAACCAACGAGCTTTGTGATTATTGTTGCAGCGATGATTCTAGGTAAGGAATCTGGGTTTATGATTGGCGCAACAGCAGCGCTAGTTTCTAATATGTTTTTAGGACAAGGGCCTTGGACTTTATGGCAAATGTTTTGTTGGGGATTGATGGGATATACGGCTGGTTTATTAGGAAAGACTCCATTCTTACAAGAAATGTGGGGACGCTTAGTATTTGGATTTATTTGGGGATTTATTTTTGGTTGGATTATGAATTTATGGTATGTAATTGGCTTTATTCAACCCCTAACAGCATTAACTTTTTTACAAGCTTATGCTGCAAGCTTTTATTTTGATTTGGCGCATGCGTTATCAAATGTTTTTTTTCTTTTTTTCTTTAGCGCATCATGGTTAAAAATTATTCAACGGTTTCAAAAAAAATATGGATTGCTGGATTTTGAAGAAAATCATTTTTGA
- the glmU gene encoding bifunctional UDP-N-acetylglucosamine diphosphorylase/glucosamine-1-phosphate N-acetyltransferase GlmU, translating to MTKRNAIILAAGQGSRMKSKLYKVLHPVAGKPMVEHVVEQVELAGTDRVVTIVGFGAEKVKEYLGNRSEYALQEEQLGTGHAVLQAASLLKDQEGVTLVICGDTPLLTSETLKDLFDYHQEKGAKATILTAFAEDPTGYGRVIRDELGIVEKIVEQKDATHEEARVQEINTGTYCFDNKMLFDALTKVGNKNSQGEYYLPDVIEIMKDNNQIVAAYRMKNFDEALGVNDRIALAEANRTMRERINYNHMKNGVTLIDPKGTYIDSDVQIGSDTIVEAGVILKGKTIIGEDCFIGAHSEINNCQIGDRVRVVSSNLEDSKMANDSNIGPYSHLRPNSTIGERVHLGNFVEVKNAVIDEDSKVGHLTYVGDADLGKNINVGCGTIFVNYDGKNKHRATVGDNVFIGCNANLVAPVLVEKNTYIAAGSTITSDVPEGSLAIARARQENKADYFKKLPH from the coding sequence ATGACAAAACGAAATGCAATCATTTTAGCAGCAGGTCAAGGCTCAAGAATGAAATCAAAATTATATAAAGTATTACATCCAGTTGCAGGTAAACCAATGGTAGAACACGTTGTTGAACAAGTAGAATTAGCAGGTACAGATCGCGTAGTAACCATTGTTGGATTTGGCGCAGAAAAAGTTAAAGAGTATCTAGGCAATCGTTCAGAATATGCCTTACAAGAAGAGCAATTAGGAACAGGACATGCGGTACTTCAAGCAGCGAGTCTATTAAAAGATCAAGAAGGTGTCACTCTAGTCATTTGTGGAGATACGCCGTTGTTAACATCAGAAACGTTAAAAGATCTGTTTGACTATCATCAAGAAAAAGGCGCAAAAGCAACCATTTTAACTGCTTTTGCAGAAGACCCAACAGGCTATGGTCGTGTGATTCGTGATGAACTAGGAATTGTGGAGAAAATAGTAGAGCAAAAAGATGCTACTCATGAGGAAGCCCGTGTTCAAGAAATCAATACAGGAACCTACTGCTTTGACAATAAAATGTTATTTGATGCTTTGACTAAAGTCGGAAATAAAAATTCCCAAGGCGAATATTATTTGCCAGATGTGATTGAAATTATGAAAGATAACAATCAAATTGTTGCGGCATACCGCATGAAAAATTTTGATGAAGCTTTAGGGGTTAACGACCGTATTGCCTTAGCTGAAGCGAACCGCACGATGCGTGAACGAATCAATTACAACCATATGAAAAATGGGGTGACCTTAATTGATCCAAAAGGAACGTATATTGATAGCGATGTTCAAATTGGGAGCGATACGATTGTTGAAGCTGGTGTTATCTTAAAAGGTAAAACAATCATTGGTGAAGATTGTTTTATTGGAGCACATTCAGAAATCAACAATTGCCAAATTGGAGACCGCGTTCGAGTAGTAAGTTCTAATCTTGAAGACTCTAAAATGGCGAATGATAGCAATATTGGACCATACAGTCATTTACGACCAAATAGCACGATTGGGGAGCGCGTTCATTTAGGCAATTTTGTTGAAGTGAAAAATGCTGTTATTGATGAAGATTCTAAAGTAGGACATTTAACATATGTTGGAGACGCTGACTTAGGGAAAAATATCAATGTCGGATGTGGCACCATTTTTGTTAATTATGACGGAAAAAACAAACATCGTGCAACGGTAGGCGACAACGTATTTATTGGCTGTAACGCGAATTTAGTTGCCCCCGTTTTAGTTGAAAAAAACACTTACATTGCTGCAGGTTCAACCATTACCAGTGATGTTCCAGAAGGCAGTTTAGCCATTGCAAGAGCTAGGCAAGAAAACAAAGCAGATTATTTCAAAAAACTTCCACATTAA
- a CDS encoding ribose-phosphate diphosphokinase — protein sequence MSEHYFDPKLKIFALNSNRPLAQKIADEVGVELGRLSVDQFSDGEIRINIEESIRGDHVYIVQSTSSPVNDNLMELLIMIDALKRASAKTINLVIPYYGYARQDRKARSREPITAKLVANMITAAGADRILTLDLHASQIQGFFDIPVDHLMGAPLLANYFLTHNIANEDVVVVSPDHGGVTRARKLAEFLKAPIAIIDKRRPKANVAEVMNIIGNVEGKKCILIDDMIDTAGTITLAAGALEEAGATEVYACCTHPVLSGPALERIQSSVIKELIVTDSIYLPEDRKCEKIVEVSVGSLMGDAIKRIHENKSVSPLFEKKFKTKK from the coding sequence ATGTCAGAACATTATTTTGATCCGAAGTTAAAGATTTTTGCATTGAACTCAAACCGTCCCTTAGCCCAAAAGATTGCGGATGAAGTAGGAGTAGAATTAGGAAGATTATCTGTGGATCAATTCAGCGATGGAGAAATTCGAATCAATATTGAAGAAAGTATTCGTGGGGACCATGTGTATATCGTGCAATCAACATCAAGTCCAGTCAATGATAATTTGATGGAGTTATTGATCATGATCGATGCATTAAAACGTGCAAGTGCTAAAACAATCAATTTAGTTATTCCGTATTATGGATATGCTAGACAAGATCGTAAAGCTCGTTCAAGAGAACCAATCACTGCCAAGTTAGTAGCGAATATGATTACAGCTGCTGGCGCTGACCGTATTTTGACATTAGATTTACACGCTTCACAAATTCAAGGATTCTTCGATATTCCAGTTGATCATTTAATGGGGGCACCATTACTTGCAAACTATTTCTTAACACATAATATTGCAAATGAGGATGTTGTAGTTGTTTCACCGGATCATGGTGGTGTAACACGTGCTCGTAAATTAGCTGAATTCTTAAAAGCACCGATTGCAATTATCGACAAACGTCGTCCAAAAGCAAACGTAGCGGAAGTCATGAATATTATTGGAAATGTTGAAGGAAAAAAATGTATTTTGATTGATGATATGATTGATACAGCGGGTACAATTACTCTTGCTGCTGGTGCTTTAGAAGAAGCTGGCGCAACAGAAGTATACGCTTGTTGTACTCACCCAGTATTGTCAGGTCCTGCTTTAGAACGTATCCAAAGTTCTGTTATCAAAGAACTGATTGTAACAGATTCAATTTATTTACCAGAAGATCGTAAGTGTGAAAAAATTGTTGAAGTAAGTGTTGGTAGTTTAATGGGAGACGCGATTAAACGTATTCACGAAAACAAATCAGTAAGTCCACTTTTTGAAAAAAAATTCAAAACTAAAAAATAA
- a CDS encoding NusG domain II-containing protein codes for MKRLKQHYELVKPFDWIIVALLMLASFIPIVIFTIQNSHVSADSEIVAVISINGKEERRITLSESTKHETFTLHPAKGQYNIIEVDGTRIRDKEDNSPDQVAVKTGWISKPGQTSVCLPHKMIIEIQTTEKTEEIDDTIIPL; via the coding sequence ATGAAACGATTAAAACAGCATTATGAATTGGTCAAACCATTTGATTGGATTATTGTAGCATTATTAATGCTTGCTTCTTTTATTCCAATTGTGATTTTTACCATTCAAAATAGCCATGTTTCTGCTGACAGTGAGATTGTAGCCGTTATTTCCATAAATGGAAAAGAAGAAAGGCGCATTACGTTGTCAGAATCAACCAAACATGAAACCTTTACGTTGCATCCAGCAAAAGGGCAATACAATATTATTGAAGTAGATGGTACGCGAATTCGAGATAAAGAAGACAATAGCCCAGATCAAGTAGCTGTGAAAACAGGATGGATTAGCAAACCCGGTCAAACCAGTGTTTGTTTGCCACATAAAATGATTATTGAAATCCAAACAACAGAGAAAACGGAAGAAATCGACGATACGATTATTCCACTTTAA
- a CDS encoding peptide ABC transporter substrate-binding protein encodes MKRIQKLVFLSAFLVLSGCQQDNQEASDTSSSNQETTELHLSVPAELPTMDPALVQDAISFTAINQVMEGLYRLDKEEKPAPALSDGDATISADGLTYTFKLKPNLKWSNGTALTAKDFEFGWKRVVNPKTAANYAFVMKPVKNAAAIMNGTAPVDSLGIKALDDSTLEVQLEKPTANFLSGITRGTFFPQNEDFVTKQGEKFGTDSEHTLYNGPFTLSEWDGTGLSWTYNKNPDYWDQKNVALAKITNEVTKETATGINLYQDDKLDLVRLTGEYAKQYLADPEFIAPLTARSVYLEINQTNISALKNEKIREALALTINRNELVNEIISNGSEALDGLVTKNLAKNPKTGEDFRKESGEYLTYNKKKAKQLWAEAKKETGIKEVEIELVTDDDETSKKVSQFIQSSVENELDGVKIKLKNVPFKNRIELGDSGQFGLLLSGWGADENDPDAFLNLFLSDSVFNGGKYANPKYDEAVKTAVTTANEEEKYQADLTAEKIILEDAGIIPLYQKADSMLVKNYVKDYIQYQIGSPNYKYITIDKN; translated from the coding sequence ATGAAAAGAATTCAAAAACTTGTATTTTTATCCGCTTTTTTAGTGCTATCAGGGTGTCAGCAAGACAATCAAGAAGCAAGCGACACGAGTTCTAGCAACCAAGAAACAACAGAATTGCATTTGAGTGTGCCAGCAGAATTGCCAACAATGGATCCAGCCTTAGTACAAGATGCGATTAGCTTTACAGCAATCAATCAAGTCATGGAAGGTCTGTACCGTTTAGATAAGGAAGAAAAACCTGCTCCAGCTCTTTCTGATGGAGATGCGACAATCAGTGCAGACGGCTTAACGTATACATTCAAGTTAAAACCCAATTTAAAATGGTCAAATGGTACCGCGTTAACGGCTAAAGATTTTGAGTTTGGTTGGAAGCGAGTAGTCAATCCAAAAACAGCAGCTAATTATGCTTTCGTGATGAAGCCGGTAAAAAATGCTGCGGCGATTATGAATGGAACGGCTCCCGTAGATAGCTTAGGGATTAAAGCCTTGGACGACTCGACTTTAGAGGTCCAATTAGAAAAACCAACAGCGAACTTTCTGTCGGGAATTACACGAGGTACTTTTTTTCCACAGAATGAAGATTTTGTTACAAAACAGGGTGAAAAATTTGGAACCGATAGTGAACATACATTGTACAATGGTCCCTTTACACTAAGCGAGTGGGATGGAACAGGTTTATCGTGGACATACAACAAAAACCCTGATTATTGGGATCAAAAGAATGTTGCCCTAGCAAAAATCACCAATGAAGTAACCAAAGAAACGGCGACAGGAATTAATCTTTATCAGGATGACAAGCTTGACTTAGTTCGATTAACAGGAGAATATGCAAAACAATATTTGGCAGATCCTGAATTTATTGCTCCTTTGACAGCCCGTTCTGTATATTTAGAAATCAACCAAACCAATATTTCCGCATTAAAAAATGAAAAAATCAGAGAAGCATTAGCGTTAACAATTAATCGTAACGAGTTAGTAAATGAAATTATTTCAAATGGTTCAGAAGCACTGGACGGATTAGTCACTAAAAATTTAGCTAAAAATCCAAAAACAGGAGAAGATTTCCGAAAAGAGTCTGGTGAGTATCTAACCTATAACAAGAAAAAAGCGAAACAACTCTGGGCAGAAGCTAAAAAAGAAACAGGTATTAAAGAAGTGGAAATCGAACTAGTGACGGATGACGACGAGACGAGTAAAAAAGTGAGTCAATTTATTCAAAGTAGTGTCGAAAACGAGTTGGACGGAGTGAAAATCAAACTTAAGAACGTACCCTTTAAAAATAGAATTGAACTGGGTGATTCGGGACAATTTGGCTTGCTATTATCAGGCTGGGGCGCAGATGAAAACGATCCAGATGCTTTCTTAAATTTATTCTTATCGGATTCTGTTTTTAATGGCGGAAAGTACGCTAATCCAAAATACGATGAGGCTGTTAAAACGGCAGTGACTACAGCAAATGAAGAAGAAAAATACCAAGCCGATTTAACTGCTGAAAAGATTATCCTAGAAGACGCAGGGATTATTCCGTTGTATCAAAAAGCCGATTCAATGTTAGTCAAAAATTATGTAAAGGACTATATTCAATATCAAATTGGTTCGCCAAACTACAAATATATTACCATCGATAAAAATTAA